In the genome of Candidatus Desulfatibia profunda, the window TAATCATATCGGTCCCGGCATGGGTCCCGCCATAATAAAAGCCCGACATCATCAGCGCCACGATAGCCAGGGGAATCAGCCATTTTATAATTCGGAAAGCGTTACTTTTGGGCGGAATCTGTTCAAGAGTTTCAATATCGATAGCTTCGTTCCAGCAGGTTTTTATACCCGGCACATGACCGGCTCCGATAACCGCAACGATTTTATGGCCGGGAGCCGTGCGGATTCTATGGGCCAAATAGCGGTCCCTCTCATCAATCAGGATATCCTTTATGACCGGAAGTGATTTGCCGACATCGGCAAGCAGCGTTTGGAGCACATCCTCCTGTTTCATCTTTTCAATGTCTTCTGCGCTGATTTCCTCGATTTGTCCCAGTGATAAAATGAGTTGAAAAAGAAGCTTGAATTTGTCCCACAGGCCCATGAGACGCCAGGCTTTCGACAGAGTGATCCGAATGTCTCTGTCGGCAAGGTGGATTGAGGCGCCCACGGCCTCTCCGGCTTCAATGGCTTTTATCATTTCCTGGCCCGGCTGGATGTCGAATTTTTGGGCGATGCGTTTCTGAAACGATGCCAGCAAGAGATTCGAGAGCAGCAGGAATGATTTTTTCTCCTTAATGACCTTGACGATATCCATTTCCAGCCACAGATCTTTCTGGCGGATCGACTGGTAACGGGATTCGCACAGTTCAACACAGACCGTGTCCGGCTTTTCTTTTTCGATGACTTCGGTCGCGAGCCGGGCACTTTCCCAGGATACGTGGGCGGTGCCCACAAGTATGACCTCTTTGTCCTCAAAGGCAAGGCGATGGATGTTATGGGTATTGTTTATCAACAGAATTCGGTATATGTAAGATTAATTGTTTTTATAAAACCATTATCATGTTAGGAAATAATCATAACGATTCCAGCGGCCAAGTCAATCAATAAAATCGTGTTTTGAATTCATCCCGCGCTGCAAGCAGCGGGGAATTCAAATTTAACAAAACAAATGACCAGTGACAAATGACCGATGCGCAGTGACAAAATTCAACTCGATACCGACAGATATTTAATAAAAACGGAGCCCTATTATTTGCCGGCCGGCGATGAAATCAGCATCTTTGAGGCGGCCTATGACGGCAGGCTTCCGCTGATGCTGAAAGGGCCGACGGGCTGCGGCAAGACCCGCTTTGTCGAGTACATGTCGTACCGGTTAAAGCGCCCCCTGATTACCGTGGCCTGCCATGAAGACCTGTTTGCATCCGACCTTTTGGGGCGCTATCTTTTGAAAAAGGATGAAACCGTGTGGGTGGACGGACCCTTAACCCGTTCCGTACGCATGGGGGCCGTCTGTTACCTAGACGAGATCGTGGAAGCCCGCAAGGACACCACCGTGGTAATCCATCCCCTGACCGATACCCGCCGGACCCTGTCCATCGACAAAAAGGGCGAAATCATCCAGGCTCATCCCGATTTTATGATGGTGATATCCTATAACCCGGGATATCAATCCGTGTTGAAGGATCTAAAGCAGAGCACGCGCCAGCGGTTTGTTTCCATCGAATTCGATTATCCCGAAGCCGAGAAAGAAGCCGAGATCGTTGCCCACGAAGGCCATATCGACATGGAAACCGCCCTGAAGCTGGTGGCGCTGGCACGTAAAATCCGCAACA includes:
- a CDS encoding TraB/GumN family protein; its protein translation is MLINNTHNIHRLAFEDKEVILVGTAHVSWESARLATEVIEKEKPDTVCVELCESRYQSIRQKDLWLEMDIVKVIKEKKSFLLLSNLLLASFQKRIAQKFDIQPGQEMIKAIEAGEAVGASIHLADRDIRITLSKAWRLMGLWDKFKLLFQLILSLGQIEEISAEDIEKMKQEDVLQTLLADVGKSLPVIKDILIDERDRYLAHRIRTAPGHKIVAVIGAGHVPGIKTCWNEAIDIETLEQIPPKSNAFRIIKWLIPLAIVALMMSGFYYGGTHAGTDMITLWVLANGVLAGLGAVLALAHPLTILSSVLAAPITSLNPMIAAGWVSGLVEAFSRKPKVKDFEDLPEDILSFRGFWKNKITRILLVVVFTNLGSSLGTFVAIPLMVKVL
- a CDS encoding CbbQ/NirQ/NorQ/GpvN family protein encodes the protein MRSDKIQLDTDRYLIKTEPYYLPAGDEISIFEAAYDGRLPLMLKGPTGCGKTRFVEYMSYRLKRPLITVACHEDLFASDLLGRYLLKKDETVWVDGPLTRSVRMGAVCYLDEIVEARKDTTVVIHPLTDTRRTLSIDKKGEIIQAHPDFMMVISYNPGYQSVLKDLKQSTRQRFVSIEFDYPEAEKEAEIVAHEGHIDMETALKLVALARKIRNIREHGLTEGASTRLLIYAGQMIRRGIPAHDACRCAVCLPLTDDARLQETLNDLIEDIF